DNA sequence from the Candidatus Kaistella beijingensis genome:
ATATCTAATATTTGTGACGAAGTCGCAACTATTTTATGAAATTTGAAATTAATTCAAAATATTAATTTGTATATGTTAAATTTTTTTAACATATTTGTCCTCTAAAATATTAAATAGTGTTAATATGAATGTAAAATTACGAGTTTTAAGTATCGGTGTTTTGTTCTTTGCAGGGCATTCACTTGTTGCTCAAAAAGCAAAAGCTGATACCACAACTAAAACAAAAGACATCGCAGAAGTTGTTTTGATTGGGGGTATCAAACTTGATCCCGCTCAAAAGGTGGGGGCATATAATACCGTTTCAAAAGCGAATTTTGAATCTACGCCGTTTTCTACCGTTGATGAAGTATTAAATGGTAGAGTTGCAGGATTGAATTTCTCCGCAGCCAGCGGTGATCCGGGATCTTCAAGTATGGTGACCGTACGTGGTGTAAGTTCGTTGCTTGGTACACCAAACCCCCTGTATGTTATTGACGGTGTAGTGGTAGGAAAAGGTTCAGATAACGCTTCATTGATGGAATCATGGAATCCATTGTCATCGATCGATCCAAATGCAATCGAAAAAGTTGACGTTTTGAAGGATGCATCCGCTACCGCATTGTACGGATCCAGAGGAGCAAACGGCGTAATCTTGATTACTACGAAGAAAGGTAAATATAACCAAAAGACCCGATTCGAGTTTTCTACAGAAACCGGTGTTCAGGATAGAGCTTTCGATAAGATGCAGCTTATGACCGCCGATGAATATATCAAGTACGGAGGAATCTTGATGTGGAACAGCCAGACTCAGTTAGGAACTACTTTCAGCAATCTTGAGCAGGCCACCAATTATTTCCTTAACAGTTATGAGCCTGGATACAAAAATCAGGGTACAACAGATTGGGTAAAAGCCGTGAACAGAACTTCATCCGTTGTTAACACTTACAACTTTGGAGTTTCGGGAGGTGGTGAAAATACATCATTTAGAATTGGGGGATCTTATTATGAAAACCTACCACTAATTAAAACTTCAGAATTTGATAGACTAAGTGTTAATGCAGCTATTGATCATAAAGCTTCGGATAAGTTAAAATTTGGTTTGAATTTGAATTATTCAAATATTAAGAGGAGTACCTATTTCGGAGGAAGAGCTTCAGCAAACCCTGTAACTTCCTCTATTATGATTTCTCCTTTAAGAACAGTTTATAATGAAGATGGAAGCTATAACCAAAATTTGGGAGAGGGCTCACCAACGCCAGGTTTTAACCCAGTGTCAATCCTTAATGAGACCAGTCAGAATTCCACCATTAATACCATCATTGCATCGGCAAATGCTGATTATCAGTTTGCTAAAAATTTCTATTTTAATTCTCTCTTTGGTGCGCAGGCGCAGTTTATGAAAGAGATGCAAGTGGTTCTTGCTGGTCACCCTGTATACACAATCATGTCTACAACTCAGGGTTTCTTAGGTGATTTCCGAAGCACTATGCTTGATTGGAACTGGGTGAATACTTTCAGCTATCGTAACATTTTTGCTGGAAAACATAATCTTCAGGTTTATGTAGGAACAGAATATCAGGATCATACCTATAACAACCTAAGTTTGCAAACTTTTTCCATGAATGATCCGCGTCCTTATTTCATTTTTTCAGATGAAGTATTGGGAGATAACACTGATTTAAGATGGAGACAGATTTCTTATTTTAGCCGTTTAAATTATACCCTTAATAATAAATACACCCTTTCCGGACAGTTCCGAAGAGACGGTAATTCAACTTTGGGAGACAAGAAATTTGGTAACTTCTGGTCTGTAGGTGGTTCATGGGCGGTTCATAACGAGCCTTTTCTGCCGGATTTATTTTCTTCTCTTACTTTAAGGGCAAGTTACGGTATTTTGGGGAACATTCCTTATGCAGATCAATGGGGAAGCCAATACAACCAATTTGCAACATTAGGTTATAACTCAACCATTGGTTGGGGTGGTTATGGTGGTTACGGAGGTATTTCAACACCAGGTAATAAAAATTTGGTTTGGGAAGAATCAGGACATTTTGATGTTGGTGCAGATATCGGATTCTTTAACGACCGTTTGAAATTTAATCTAGATTACTACAATAAAATTACAGATAAAGCAATTTTCTTCGCAAATCCGGCACTTGAAGCAGGTGGTCCCGACTCATTTTATGCAAATGTTGGAACCATCCGTAACAGAGGTTTTGAAATGGTGATTGACGCATCTCCAGTAAGAAATGAAAACTTTAGCTGGAATATTAATGCAAACGGATCATATGGTAAATCAATTGTAACTGATTTAAACGTTGATTTAAAGCAGTTTAAAGGAGATACTTCCGACGGTAGCAACGAACTTGTTGCCTTGGCTCCAGGACATCTTTTAGGCGAATATTACACTTGGTTATGGGCAGGTGTTGCACAACAGGACGATCCGTCTAAAGGAATTAAAGCTGGTGACGCGCTTTGGTACACCGATGGAACTCAAACGGATGTGACAAACAAAAAAACAGATGCTAAAGAAGCATGGATAGGTAAAAACGCATTCCCGACCTATAACGTAGGGCTCACCAATGAATTTAAGTATAAAAACTTCTCGTTAAGTTTCATGCTTTCGGGTCAGTTCGATTTTCTTGTTCAAAACGGAGTGCATTCATACACCATCCATGATGGTAGATTCCCATCAAGAAATCAGATCGTAGATGCATTGTATGACAGTTGGACAGATGCTCCTGGTGCTGAAAACTACAGTACTACTAATCCAAAAGCAATTGTTGGTAACCCATCTAACTCTAGACTTGAATCCAGCAGATTTTTGAACAAAGGAGATCATATCAGATTAAAAGAAATGAAAGTTTCCTATTCCTTCGGTGAAATGTTTAAAAACTCTACAGGTATTAATAATTTAACAATTTACGCAAGAGGTACAAACCTTTTGACTTATGTGTTTGATAAAGATCTGAATTACGACCCAGAGTCAACATCCAATTCATGGTCTTGGTTGGGCAAAGGTAGATATTGGTACGCATCACCGGTAATCAGAACGATATCAATGGGTATTCAACTCGGTTTCTAACAAAAAATTTAATTTAAAATGAAAAAATATTTTTTAATATTATCAACACTGCTCTTTCTTTTTGTGCATAATTCCTGCAGCGAAAGAGATTTGGACTTATTTCCGCCGGATAAAGATGAGATCGATGCAGTAAACACAGAAGCAAAGCTTCAACAACTTCTTAACGGTTCTTATTTAACTATGGCCTCATCTAACGTATTTGGCACAGAGGTTATGCTATTTGGTGACCTTATGGGTGATAAGCTTTTCGTTTCCAACTCCAACTCCTCTTATTTGAATACGTATAACTTCAACTATAATGGAGGCCAGAACGATTTCGGCTTTTACGGAAGTTTGTACGATGCCATCATGAAATGTAACATCGTTATTAACAGCACAAAAGTTCCTGCTAGTTCAAACTTGACAAGAATTAAAGGAGAGGCAAAAATTCTTAGAGCTTTTGCGTACTTTACTTTGGTAAACTATTACTCACCAACGCCAACTTCTGGAATCAACCAGGAGTACGGAGTTCCTTTGGTTTTGGATGATTATGAAGTAAATATTCAGCCTGCAAGAGCAACAGTTGCACAGGTTTACGACCAAATTATTAAAGATTTGAAAGATGGTGCAGTGCAGGCCGATGCTTCGGCGCTCAATCCTGCAACTAATGCCAGTAGTAAAGTTCGTTTTACGCAAACTGCTGCAAAACTTCTACTTTCAAGGGTTTATTTGACAAGAAGAGCTCCCGGAGACGCTGAGTTAGCTTTGCAGTATGCAACAGAAATTGTAAACAATTCCAATGCATCATTTGCTAAGATTGACGCACTTGCCCCAACTATTCCAAAGGATCTTAATAATCCTGATGCTCCTTTTGATCTCACTCCAAAATATGTAAGCTATTTTTCAGGTGCAAAAGAGGAATTCGCTGAAGGACAGCCTGAAACGATTTGGGAGCTTGATCTAAATAATAATACCAATTTAGTAACTGGAATCGGATCTAATATTTCGCTCCCATGTTATTATAACAGAACAGATTCTAGAAAATGTTTGTTGTTTAACCAAGCTTTTTATCAAAGTTTTCCAGCAACGGATGTTAGAAGAGGAAGTTCCACAACTGGCTTGTTGACGAGCTTGGGAGTTCCGGTACAGGATAACCCACGTGGTTATTGGACCAACAAGTATCCAAGATTCACGCAAGAAGGAAACTATTTCAGAAATATTAAGGTATTAAGATTTGCTGAGGCTCAGCTAAACAGAATTGAAGCGCTTCACTTAACAGGTCAAAACGCACTTGCTTTAACCGAATTAAATGCGTTTGCCGCATCCAGAGGTGGTTCCACGTATACGGGAACAAATCTCCTGAACGATATCCTCACTGAAAAGGCAAAAGAATTTTATGGTGAAGGACAAAGATTTTTAGATTTAAAACGTTACAATTTGCCTGTTGTTAAAACATCCAACTGTACAGTGAACTGTAACATTCCGGCAAATGACAAACTGTTCGTATTGCCGATCGACCAAACTGTATTAAATGCAAATGCTAACTTGACTCAATATCCAGGTTACAATTAATACTTATTTTCTTGGAAATTTTAAGAGCGGGATTTATAAAAAATCCGGCTCTTTTTTATTTATTCAGATTTCTTACATTTGTACACCAAAGAAAAATAATGAAGTATTTGCTGCTCTGTTTTATGTTTTTCAGCTTTTGCGCAAGGTCGCAAGTGGTCAACAAAACCGACTCAAACCGAGTCAAACCTCAAGATACACTGGTCATTGATTCCGGACGTAAAGATTCATTGAAAATCTTTAAGCCGACTATTTACGACTATAAATATCAAACAAGATTTTCAGGAAAGAAAATTTTCGACACAGTCTTCACTCAAGACAAAACCTTCATTTTTACGCAATATAACAATCGGGACAATTTCGGGAATATTCAGTTTGAGAATATTGGTTCAGGATTTAATCCGTTGGTTTATAGCGTAAATACAGAAAAAAATTTATCACTTCTTCCTAAAAGGAAATCGTTCTTTATCCTCGGGATTAATGACATCAAATATTATGATGTGAAAACTCCCACAACCGCCTTCATTTATCATAATTCTGTGAGCAGTGGTGCAGCTTTGCAATCCACTTACACCCAAAACATTGGGAAAAATTTCAACTTTGCGGTTGAGTATATGGGGCTTCGCTCGCTTGGAAAATATCAGTACGATTTGGCTTCCAACAACAATATCATTTTTTCGGGACATTTTACTTCAAAAAATAACAAGTACGAAGTGTTTGCTCATTACCTTCACCAAAACGTAAACAATCAGGAAAATGGCGGTGTTGCAGACATCAGCTTATTTCTTAGCGATAACACCAATTTCAATAACCGACTCAACCTTCCCGTAAATCTTTCTCATTCAGATTCCCGTTTTTCTTACAGGAGGTATTATTTCAGTCACGAGTTCCGTCCTTTTGCTTCCGAAAAATTTCCGTTCAAAATTCGCCACACGATTTTTCATCAGGGAAATAAATATTACTACAACCAATCACAATTGGAGCCGTATTATTTAACGCAACAATCTGATTTAATTGATTATCCGCTTTCCTCGAAGAAATATTCAGAAAATTTAAGCAACACGGTAAGTGTACTTTTCGATAAGGAGAACTTCAAACTCGATGCAGGAGTTCGCCATCAATTAATTAAGTTTGGAATTGGAACCGCACTTCCAACATCGTTCAACATTCCACAAGAATTGTCTGAAAACAGAATTGGCGCAGTTGGAAATCTTTTAGTAAAACTTTGGGACAAAGTAGAAGTCAATTCCAACCTCGAATTTTCAAACGGGAATGAATTTGGAAGTTTTCTACGTTCTCAAAACTTACTAAAGTTTGAGCCTATTAAAGACTATTTCGTCAATGCGAAGGTGAATTTCCAAACCGCTTCACCCACTTTTAATTTGTTAATTAATCCTTCCGTTTACAAGAAATTCAATTATTATTTGGAAAATCCAAAGAACGAAACCATTACCGAAATTGGCGGGGATGTCAATCTAAAATGGTTTAAAAGTTCTGTTTTTGCAAACTATTTTAGAATCGATAATTATACTTATTTAGATTCAAATGCCCTTCCACAACAAAGCAGTTCGTCATTAAATATTTCTCAAATCGGCGGTGAAGCCACATTTTCTTACGGCAAATTTCATCTGAATCCCAGAGTGCTTTTTCAAAGTGCTTTAAGCAACAAAGATTTATATCCGATGCCGAATTTTGTAGGACGAGTCAACTTTTTTTGGCAATCGAAAGCCTTTAAAGATGCAGCAGAAATTCAGGCAGGAATCAAAGTTTATTATTTCACAAAATATCCATCCAACGAATATTTCCCGATTTTGAACGAGTTTATCTCATCAAACCCGAGTTCCTATTCCATCGGCGGACAACCAATTGGCGACGTTTATTTTAACTTGAAGGTGAAAAGAATGTTCTTCTTCATTGAAGGACAACACCTGAACCAAACCTTCATGAAAAACAAATCTTTCACCGCTCCCAATTATCCGATATCCGATTTTAGGTTGAATTTGGGCATTGTTTGGTATCTTTTCAGTTAGAATTTTACATGAAAAAATTCAAGCCGAATTATGATGACGGAATCTGGAAAGGAGCTCCCGAAATTCTTTCGGAAAAGCGTGGGACTTGTGAAACAGGGAAACAGTAGCAGAAAAATTAAAGTGGGAAAATGTGCGGGGAAACAGAATTTTAGGTTTGAAATTTAGAAGACAAGATCCAATAAGCCTTTAAATTGCAGATTTTTATTGCCATAAATTAAAACTTATTATCGAAATTGACGGCGGCTATCATTTTACAAAAAAACAAATTATCAAAGATGAGGAAAGAACAGAAATTCTGAACTCAAATGCACTTGAAATAATTAGATTTAAAAATGAAGAAAGAAATTTTTGAGACGAAATAGGTTTAAAAAAAATATATTTTAAATTGAAAAAACTCCTCAACATACCATTTACAGAAATTGAAAGCATTCCGCTTTTAATCAAAGATTTTTTAGAAAAAAGAATTATTGGTTTTGAGAACAATGTTTTTAATGAAGAAAATATTGAAAAACAATTTCAATTAAAGAGAAATTCATTCAGCCAGGAAGAAAGAAAAATTTTAACTAAAGTTTTAGTTCAACAATATTCCGGTTTTCAATTATCTGTGAAACAACAGGAAAATTTGAAGTTTTTAGAAAACGAAAACACCTTTACCGTAACGACCGGGCATCAATTAAACCTCTTCACAGGTCCCGTTTTTTTCGTTTACAAAATCTTACAGACCATAAAATTTTCAGCTTATCTAAACCAAAAGTTTCCCGAAAAGAATGTAGTTCCTATTTTTTGGATGGCTTCAGAAGACCACGATTTTGCCGAAATCAACCACTTTAAAACCGAAAATCATTACTACGAAACCAAGGCGAAATCAGGTGGAGTGGTAGGAAAAATTTTGGTGGAAGATGATTTTTTCATTTCCGAATTTGAGAATGAATTTAAAGATTCTGTTTTCGGTACCGAATTGATTTTGTTGATGAGGAAAGCCTACAAAAAAGGAAATTCTTTATCAGAAGCGACAAGAATTCTGGTTCAAGAACTTTTTGCCGATTACGGTTTAATCGTGATTGATGGTGATGACGTTTATTTAAAAAGTGAAATGAAAAAAGTTTTCAAAAACGAACTTCTCCACCATGAATTATTCGAAACCACGAAAGAGACGGTAGATTTTCTAACCGAAAAATACGGAAAAGTCCAGGTCAATCCACGTGAAATCAACTTGTTTTATTTAACCGAGACCCGAAATCGAATTGAATTTAAAAACGATAAATTCCACGTTATAGACACCGTTATTTCCTTTTCTAAAGACGAAATTTTAAAAGAACTTGAAAATCACCCTGAAAAGTTTAGTCCAAACGCGTTGATGCGTCCCGTATATCAGGAAACGGTTTTGCCCAATCTTGCCTACATTGGTGGAAATGCGGAAATCATGTATTGGTTGGAATTGAAAAATTATTTCGAATCAATAAATCTTCCCTTTCCGATTTTAATTCCTAGAAATTCGATGTTATTCATTTCAGAAAAAACACTCGATAAAACTAAAAATTTAAGTTTAAAATTAACGGACTTTTTCAGAAACTTCGCTTCAGTGACCAAAGAAGTTTTAATGGAAAACAATGAAATTCTTCCTCTTTTAGAGGCGAAAGAAAAAACATTGAAAACTCACTTTGATGAAATTTCAGCGAAAGCAGAACTCACCGATAAAACTTTCGGAAACCTTGTGAATGCTGAAAAAACTCGACAGTTGAAATCGTTTGAACGAATGAAAAAGCGACTTCTTCGTGCAGAAAGAATCAAACAGAAAGAAAAACTGGAGCGTCTGGAAAATTTATTTCTAAAAATTCATCCCGGAAAAAATTGGCAGGAAAGAGTCTTTAATTTCGCGGTGTTTTATTCGGAATTAGGACGAGAATGGCTTCAATATTGTTACGAGGAAATGGATGTGGAAAGATCGGAATTAATAATTCTTTCGATTTAATTTTAAAGCACTATTTTTGTAAATTATTATACAAAAGATGATTAGGAAAATCTTCATTTTATCAAGTTTAATCACGTTCTCTGCAGTTTTTGCACAGAAAACCCATACGGTTGTAAAAGGCGACAATCCATACAATATTTCCAAAAAATACGGGATGAGTTTGGACGAGTTGTTTAAACTTAACCCCAAATTCAAAGACGGAAAATTGGCGATTGGCGATGTTCTTACGGTTAACAAATCTGTAAAAACGTCGGCAATAAAAACTGCAGCTACTCAAAAACCAAAAGAAGTTTCTACAAAACCTGTTGTTACTGCAACGGGAACTTTAGGTAAAATAGTTTTGCAGCCAAAGCAAACGATTTATGGCATTACCAAACAATATCAAATTTCTGAAACCGAATTAAGGAGGCTTAATCCTGATTTGGATTCACACATGAAAATTGGTGAAGAAATCGTTTTGCCTTTAGAAAATATCAAAAAATTTGGAGGAACTCAAGTCGTTGTAAAAGAAACGGTTAACGAAATAAAAGCAGAAACCAAAACCGAAACTGCGGTTGTTTCTAGTAAATCAGCAGATGAAAATTCGTATGTAGTTGAAGCAAAGGATAATTACTACAAACTCACGAGAAAATTCAACCTTACCCAAAAAGAGCTTTTCGCGATGAATCCGGGATTGGAAGCGAAAGGTTTGCAACCGGGTGATGTAATTAAGGTGAAAAATGACGGTTCAGTTATTGTAAAAAATGAAGAACCGAAACCGACACCTGTTTCTCAAACTTCTTCCCAAAACACATCCACAAATACATATTCATCTGCTTCAACATCCGATGATTACGTTACTTACACAGTTCAAGATGGTGACACTGTTTTTGGTCTTTTAAATAAATTCGGAATTACGTTGGATGAATTATTAAGTTTAAATCCAAATCTTTCCAACGGATTAAAAACCGGAATGGTTTTGAAAATCAAAAAATTGGATTCAGCTTATGTAAAAAAATCAGGAGATGCGCTGAATGTGGTTTTGATGCTTCCTTTTGGTTTTGACAGTAATGATTCCAAATACAGAACCCTTGCTTTAGATTTTCTTTCCGGAGCAAAATTGGCAATTGAAAGAAGTGCAAAAAGCGGACAGAAATTAGATGTAAAAGTTGTTGATGCAGGAAACGAAGAGAGTTTCAGAAACTCTTTAACTCAAATTAATAAAGACAATACGGATTTAATCATTGGCCCCTTCTTCAAATCAAACGTTTTGGAAGTTTTGAATTTTGTGAAAGACCAAAAAATTCCGGTTGTTTCGCCATTTGCAAATTCTGAAGATTTGTTGGGTTATAGCAATTTGGTGATTGTCGAGACGAATGATATGGTTTATGCAGACCGAATTGTGAAGGAAGTAAAAGACGCTTACTCCGACCAAAAAATCTACATCGTTGCAGATGCCGACAAATCGAAAGCAAACTATTTGAAGACCAATCTTGAAAAAGAGTTGAAAAATGCCAATGTAATTATTGTAAATTCACCATTGGATATTCAGGAGGATAAAAATATGATGACTGGTCAATCAGCACCTGTTATTGGAATTTTGGCCAATAATTCTGATGCTGTTGGTGATTCTTTCGCAACAAGAATGATTGCCTTAAGTAAGGAAGTTTCCGGAATCAAATCGTTTAGTTTGTATTATTCACCTGTTTTTGAGAAAAAAGTGGATGAGTTAAGCCAAGCGAATTTGGTTTATCTAATGGATAGAAAAATCAATACCGATGGTGATTTCGAGAAAGAAATTCTATCAGATTACCGACAAAAATATTGTAAAACGCCATCAAAATATTCGGTAATTGGTTTCGATGTGGTAAACGATATGTTGAGCCGTGAGAATAAAAAAGGTGAGCTGTTCAAGCAAATGAACAAAGTTCAGACGCAACTCGCCACGAAATTTGAATTTGAAAAAACCAAAACCGGCGCATACGTCAACAAAGGTTACCGCGTTGTACGTTTGGTACCAAACTAAAAACATAAATGAGGAGTGATCAATGATGATTGATTAGCCGAAACTTGTCAATTATCAAGTATCGATCTGAGGAGGAAGTGAATTTGGAAAAGTCGCTTTAACTGTCGTTTATCAATTATCAATCATCAAACATAAATATGAAAGCACTTGTATTTCCTGGGCAGGGTTCCCAATTTGTCGGGATGGGAAAAGAATTGTTTGATTCCCGGAAAGATATCAAAGATTTAATGGAATCTGCCAATGAAATTTTAGGTTTCGACATCCTTTCCATCATGTTCAAAGGAACTGATGAAGACCTAAAAAAAACAGAGGTGACTCAACCTGCCATCTTCATCCATTCTGTAGCGGCTTTGAAGGCAGTGAACGGATTCGGAGCAGGAATGGTTGCAGGACATTCTCTCGGAGAATTTTCAGCTTTGGTTGCAAACGGAGTTCTTACTTTCGAGGATGGTTTAAAACTGGTTTCCGCGCGCGCAAAAGCAATGCAGGAAGCTTGTGACGCCAATCCAAGTTCCATGGCGGCAATTTTGAATCTTCCCGATGAAGTGGTTGAGCAAATTTGTGCAGAAACTCCCGGAATTGTAGTTCCTGCAAATTACAATTGTCCCGGTCAATTGGTGATTTCAGGTGAAACTGAAGCTGTTCAAACGGCTTGTGAGAAAATGAAGGAAGCGGGAGCAAAACGTGCACTGATTCTTCCCGTAAATGGTGCTTTTCACTCGCCTTTAATGCAGCCTGCGCAAGAAAAATTAGCGGAAGCCATCAACAAAACCAAATTCTATAAACCAACTATGGATGTTTATCAAAACATTACCACTGTTGCGGTTTCTGATCCCGAAGAAATCAAAAAGAATCTGATTGCGCAATTGACAGGTCCTGTAAAATGGACTCAATCCGTTCAAAACATGATTAAAAAAGGGGCGACAACCTTCGTGGAAGTTGGTCCCGGAAAAACTTTGCAGGGATTGATTAAGAAAATCGATGCGGAAGTGGCGGTTTCTTCTGCGGTTTAAATTTTTGCTTGAAATTTATAATATCAATAGGAACGGACTTTAGTCCGTTTTTTTTGAATCAACCATTCATTTGGTTTTAGCCAAAATTTATTTTAATACTTTTGAAATAAATATATTCCATTCAAACCTTGTTGCCATGGATTTCGAATCTTCAAATAAAATCTTTTCGCCAGGAAAATTATTGCTCACGTCAGAATATGTTGTTCTTGATGGAGCTTTAGCTTTCGCTGTACCAACAAAATTGGGGCAGGAATTTTTTTTCGAGGAAATTGAGGATGAAAAATCATTAATTTCCTGGTACGCATTTCATCAGGAAAAACCTTGGTTGAATGCTGAAATTGATTATCAAAATTGGCGAATTTTAGATGCCAACATTCCCGATGCGGCGGAATTTATTCTCAAAGTTTTTAAGCAAATTCAGCAATTGTCTTCAATAAAGTTTAAGGAAAATCATTCTTATTATTTAAGAACAAATCTTCAGTTTCCGTCCAATTTTGGTTTGGGAAGCAGCTCCACTTTAATGACGAATCTTGCAGAATGGGCAGAAATTGACGCTTTTCAACTCAACGAACTTTGTCTCGGCGGAAGTGGTTATGACATTGCGGTTGCTAAAGAAAAGGCGGCAATTCTTTACCAAAATTCAAACTCCAAAAGAAAGATTGAGAAAATTTACTTTAATCCTGTTTTCAAAAACGAACTGATTTTCATTCATTTGAACCAAAAACAAGACAGCCGTGAAGGAATAAACCTTTATCGCTCCAAAACAAAATCACCTGAATTAATTAGTGATTTCTCTGAACTGACAAAAGAAGTTATTCAATGTAATGAATTAGAAAAATTTTCAGAATTAATCCAAATTCACGAACAAAAACTTTCCCATTTTCTTGGAATTCAAACTTCCAAAGAAAAATGTTTTGAAGAATGTCCTGTTTTCATCAAAAGTCTTGGAGCGTGGGGCGGAGATTTTGTGATGAGCCGTAAATTTGCCGGTTTTCAAGAGTATTTTTTGGGGAAAGGTTTCTCCACGGTTTTTGAATGGAGTGATTTAATTGATTGATTTTCAATCATTAACAACTTTTCTTTTTTCTTGCAAATTCTGACCAATATCAGTAATTTTAAGACTGCTTTAATGACCATTATTGCTTAAATTTGTTTTTTAAAAATCAGAAATAAAATAGTCGTTATGAAGAACATCAAAATCATTCAGCAGTTACATGATTTAGGAATAACCGGTTATCAGGAAGTGGTTTACAATCCTACTTACGAAGAACTTTACAAAGCGGAAATGTCCACCAAAAATCAAGGTTTCGAAAAAGGTGCTGTTACCGAATCGGGTGCAGTTGCCGTAAAAACAGGGATTTTTACAGGTCGTTCGCCAAAAGACAGATTCATTGTAAAAGATGACATCACCAAAGATACTATCGATTGGGGAAGCGTGAACTTGCCGACAACTCCTGAAATTTTTGAAAGCTGTAAAAAATTGGTTTTGAAACAACTTTCTTCATCAAAAAAGTTATATGTTGTTGATGCGTTTTGTGGAACCAATCCGGATACAAGATTGAAAGTGAGATTCGTGATGGAAGTTGCGTGGCAAGCACATTTTGTAACGAACATGTTCATTCGTCCATCAATTTATGAATTAGAGCATTTTGGAGAGCCTGATTTCATCGTGATGAACGGTTCAAAAACCACAAATCCTGATTGGAAGGAGCAAGGTCTCAATTCTGAAAACTTTGTGATGTTCAACCTTACCGAAAAAATGCAGATTATTGGCGGAACTTGGTACGGTGGAGAAATGAAGAAAGGAATGTTTGCCATGATGAATTATTATCTTCCGTTGAAAGGAATGGCTTCGATGCACTGTTCTGCAAACGTAGGTGAAGACGGTGACGTTGCGTTATTTTTCGGACTTTCAGGAACGGGCAAGACAACACTTTCAGCCGATCCAAAAAGATACTTAATCGGCGACGACGAACACGGATGGGACGAACACGGAGTTTTCAATTATGAAGGTGGATGTTACGCAAAAGTAATCGACTTGACGGAAGAAAAAGAACCGGATATTTACAGAGCAATCCGTAGAGATTCACTTCTTGAAAATGTTGTTGTAAACGAATACGGAGAAGCTGA
Encoded proteins:
- the bshC gene encoding bacillithiol biosynthesis cysteine-adding enzyme BshC is translated as MKKLLNIPFTEIESIPLLIKDFLEKRIIGFENNVFNEENIEKQFQLKRNSFSQEERKILTKVLVQQYSGFQLSVKQQENLKFLENENTFTVTTGHQLNLFTGPVFFVYKILQTIKFSAYLNQKFPEKNVVPIFWMASEDHDFAEINHFKTENHYYETKAKSGGVVGKILVEDDFFISEFENEFKDSVFGTELILLMRKAYKKGNSLSEATRILVQELFADYGLIVIDGDDVYLKSEMKKVFKNELLHHELFETTKETVDFLTEKYGKVQVNPREINLFYLTETRNRIEFKNDKFHVIDTVISFSKDEILKELENHPEKFSPNALMRPVYQETVLPNLAYIGGNAEIMYWLELKNYFESINLPFPILIPRNSMLFISEKTLDKTKNLSLKLTDFFRNFASVTKEVLMENNEILPLLEAKEKTLKTHFDEISAKAELTDKTFGNLVNAEKTRQLKSFERMKKRLLRAERIKQKEKLERLENLFLKIHPGKNWQERVFNFAVFYSELGREWLQYCYEEMDVERSELIILSI
- a CDS encoding LysM peptidoglycan-binding domain-containing protein; its protein translation is MIRKIFILSSLITFSAVFAQKTHTVVKGDNPYNISKKYGMSLDELFKLNPKFKDGKLAIGDVLTVNKSVKTSAIKTAATQKPKEVSTKPVVTATGTLGKIVLQPKQTIYGITKQYQISETELRRLNPDLDSHMKIGEEIVLPLENIKKFGGTQVVVKETVNEIKAETKTETAVVSSKSADENSYVVEAKDNYYKLTRKFNLTQKELFAMNPGLEAKGLQPGDVIKVKNDGSVIVKNEEPKPTPVSQTSSQNTSTNTYSSASTSDDYVTYTVQDGDTVFGLLNKFGITLDELLSLNPNLSNGLKTGMVLKIKKLDSAYVKKSGDALNVVLMLPFGFDSNDSKYRTLALDFLSGAKLAIERSAKSGQKLDVKVVDAGNEESFRNSLTQINKDNTDLIIGPFFKSNVLEVLNFVKDQKIPVVSPFANSEDLLGYSNLVIVETNDMVYADRIVKEVKDAYSDQKIYIVADADKSKANYLKTNLEKELKNANVIIVNSPLDIQEDKNMMTGQSAPVIGILANNSDAVGDSFATRMIALSKEVSGIKSFSLYYSPVFEKKVDELSQANLVYLMDRKINTDGDFEKEILSDYRQKYCKTPSKYSVIGFDVVNDMLSRENKKGELFKQMNKVQTQLATKFEFEKTKTGAYVNKGYRVVRLVPN
- the fabD gene encoding ACP S-malonyltransferase translates to MKALVFPGQGSQFVGMGKELFDSRKDIKDLMESANEILGFDILSIMFKGTDEDLKKTEVTQPAIFIHSVAALKAVNGFGAGMVAGHSLGEFSALVANGVLTFEDGLKLVSARAKAMQEACDANPSSMAAILNLPDEVVEQICAETPGIVVPANYNCPGQLVISGETEAVQTACEKMKEAGAKRALILPVNGAFHSPLMQPAQEKLAEAINKTKFYKPTMDVYQNITTVAVSDPEEIKKNLIAQLTGPVKWTQSVQNMIKKGATTFVEVGPGKTLQGLIKKIDAEVAVSSAV
- a CDS encoding GYDIA family GHMP kinase; translation: MDFESSNKIFSPGKLLLTSEYVVLDGALAFAVPTKLGQEFFFEEIEDEKSLISWYAFHQEKPWLNAEIDYQNWRILDANIPDAAEFILKVFKQIQQLSSIKFKENHSYYLRTNLQFPSNFGLGSSSTLMTNLAEWAEIDAFQLNELCLGGSGYDIAVAKEKAAILYQNSNSKRKIEKIYFNPVFKNELIFIHLNQKQDSREGINLYRSKTKSPELISDFSELTKEVIQCNELEKFSELIQIHEQKLSHFLGIQTSKEKCFEECPVFIKSLGAWGGDFVMSRKFAGFQEYFLGKGFSTVFEWSDLID